The Pantoea phytobeneficialis genome has a segment encoding these proteins:
- a CDS encoding ribbon-helix-helix protein, CopG family gives MIQSASDIQKRSDEKRGIKPKTYKLPLDTIARIELLASQGGMSQGAIITAAIDIYERSLNQ, from the coding sequence ATGATTCAATCAGCCAGTGATATTCAGAAACGTAGCGATGAAAAGCGCGGCATCAAACCCAAAACCTATAAGCTTCCTTTGGACACAATTGCGCGGATTGAGTTACTCGCCAGCCAGGGTGGTATGTCCCAGGGAGCGATTATAACGGCAGCCATCGATATCTATGAGCGGTCGCTTAATCAATAA
- a CDS encoding integrase core domain-containing protein, with protein sequence ETRAFARMLGLEPCTTAVRSPESNGIAESFVKTIKRDYISVMPKPDSQVAVMNLAEAFSHYNEHHPHSALGYRSPREYIRRKLSQP encoded by the coding sequence GAAACGCGGGCGTTCGCCCGGATGCTGGGGCTTGAGCCATGTACGACCGCAGTTCGTAGCCCGGAAAGCAATGGCATAGCAGAAAGCTTCGTGAAAACGATAAAGCGGGATTACATCAGTGTGATGCCAAAACCGGACAGCCAGGTAGCGGTGATGAACCTGGCGGAGGCGTTCAGTCATTACAACGAACATCACCCGCACAGCGCGCTGGGATATCGCTCGCCGCGGGAATATATACGCAGAAAGTTATCACAACCGTAA
- a CDS encoding type I secretion system permease/ATPase, translating to MGSNPENLSPPPAEKTEIDTLLHAVTWLVKHHGKSASEDVLYAGLPRGERLTPDIAVRMLEQAGIQAGWVERDILMLSESLYPLIITNKRGEYCILQEKQDKQYTLLSPADGQIRHLSAETMAEEVAGFALLSKVKIQPTARGEKDILPEIDQTGHWLFSNLWRYRQYFYSAALAALLANILTLSTTFFTMNVYDRVVPTGAYATLWSLAIGVLIAISFEFTAKQIRSWLVDSAGKKADLVVGSLLFRKTLAIRMECKPRSAGSFANQLREFESVRDFLSSATLATLSDLPFCLLFIAIMFAIGGPLAFIPMMAIPVIIIAAVAIQWPLSRYMKENISEISQKQGLVIETIVGLETLKAAKGEGVMQKRWNDFSALAAASSMKTRYLSTLTSNFVSYVQQVCTVLIVLWGVYLIHAGDLTMGSLVGMVILSGRSLSPLAAVVGLAIRYQQAKTALISLNQLMAMPTERDQQAHFLPSPPLKGEIALRQVGFHYPKTGIQEPEKILHPLNLNIRPGERVAILGTIGSGKSTLLKLLARLYLPTAGKMTMDGLDVNQIDPADWRSACGYVCQDNRLFQGTLRENIIMGNPAVSTERFLQVAALAGIDAIARRHPAGYDMPIGEMGQGLSGGQKQQVSLARCLLLDPAIMLMDEPTSSMDSNSEAQFIARLKEVIQQKTLVVVTHRIPVLSLVDRIIVLEDGRILADGPKAQIMAKLSQASVAKNSSRTAPPRKETTNA from the coding sequence ATAGGGTCAAATCCAGAAAATCTAAGTCCCCCTCCGGCTGAAAAGACGGAGATTGATACTTTACTTCATGCCGTCACATGGCTGGTGAAACACCACGGGAAATCCGCCAGTGAAGACGTGCTCTATGCCGGGCTGCCGCGCGGCGAACGACTCACACCCGATATTGCTGTGCGCATGCTGGAGCAGGCCGGAATTCAGGCCGGTTGGGTTGAGCGCGATATTCTGATGCTGTCAGAATCGCTCTACCCACTGATTATCACCAACAAACGCGGTGAATATTGCATCCTCCAGGAAAAGCAGGACAAACAGTATACGCTGCTGTCGCCCGCTGACGGCCAGATACGCCATCTTTCTGCGGAGACGATGGCAGAGGAAGTAGCCGGGTTTGCTTTGCTGTCGAAAGTGAAGATCCAGCCGACTGCACGCGGAGAAAAAGATATCCTGCCGGAGATCGACCAAACTGGTCACTGGCTATTTTCCAATCTATGGCGTTACCGCCAGTATTTCTATAGCGCCGCGCTGGCAGCACTGCTCGCCAACATCCTGACCTTGTCGACCACCTTCTTCACCATGAACGTTTATGACCGCGTTGTGCCAACCGGTGCTTACGCCACCTTATGGTCATTAGCGATTGGCGTGCTGATCGCCATTAGCTTTGAGTTCACCGCGAAGCAAATCCGTTCGTGGTTGGTGGATTCCGCCGGGAAAAAAGCGGATTTGGTGGTGGGTTCACTGCTATTTCGCAAGACACTGGCGATCCGTATGGAGTGCAAACCACGGTCGGCCGGTTCTTTTGCTAACCAACTGCGTGAATTTGAGTCAGTGAGGGATTTTCTCTCCTCTGCAACCCTGGCGACATTGTCCGATCTTCCCTTCTGTTTACTGTTTATCGCCATTATGTTTGCCATCGGTGGACCACTGGCGTTTATACCGATGATGGCGATCCCGGTCATTATCATCGCTGCCGTGGCGATCCAGTGGCCACTGTCTCGTTATATGAAAGAGAACATCAGTGAAATTTCGCAGAAACAAGGGCTGGTGATCGAAACTATCGTGGGGCTGGAAACCCTCAAAGCGGCCAAAGGTGAAGGCGTGATGCAAAAACGCTGGAACGACTTCAGCGCGCTGGCTGCCGCCTCTTCAATGAAAACCCGTTACCTCTCAACCCTGACCAGTAACTTTGTCAGTTACGTGCAACAGGTTTGTACCGTGTTGATCGTTCTGTGGGGTGTGTATCTGATTCATGCCGGTGACCTGACTATGGGTTCATTGGTGGGGATGGTGATTCTTTCCGGACGTTCTTTATCGCCGCTGGCGGCTGTGGTCGGGCTAGCCATTCGCTATCAGCAGGCAAAAACCGCCCTGATTTCCCTGAACCAGTTAATGGCGATGCCGACAGAGCGTGACCAGCAGGCGCATTTCTTACCCTCACCACCGCTGAAAGGCGAGATCGCATTGCGTCAGGTGGGCTTCCATTACCCGAAAACCGGGATCCAGGAGCCAGAGAAAATTCTGCACCCGTTGAATCTCAATATCCGCCCCGGCGAACGAGTAGCCATTTTAGGCACTATTGGTAGTGGAAAATCGACGCTGTTAAAACTCCTCGCCCGTCTCTACCTCCCCACCGCAGGAAAGATGACGATGGATGGTCTTGACGTGAACCAGATTGATCCCGCCGACTGGCGTTCCGCCTGTGGCTATGTTTGTCAGGACAATCGCCTGTTCCAGGGAACGCTGCGGGAAAACATCATCATGGGTAATCCCGCCGTGAGCACGGAACGCTTTTTACAAGTCGCAGCACTTGCCGGTATCGATGCTATCGCCCGCCGCCATCCCGCAGGATATGACATGCCGATCGGCGAAATGGGACAAGGACTTTCCGGTGGGCAAAAACAACAAGTTTCGCTTGCCCGATGCTTACTGCTCGATCCGGCCATCATGTTAATGGACGAACCCACCAGCTCCATGGATAGCAACTCAGAAGCGCAGTTTATTGCTCGTCTGAAGGAGGTTATTCAACAGAAAACATTGGTCGTTGTGACCCATCGAATCCCGGTGTTGAGCCTGGTCGATCGCATAATCGTGTTGGAAGACGGGAGAATTCTGGCCGACGGACCTAAGGCGCAAATTATGGCCAAACTCTCGCAGGCTTCAGTAGCTAAAAATTCATCACGCACCGCACCGCCACGTAAGGAGACGACGAATGCGTAA
- a CDS encoding HlyD family efflux transporter periplasmic adaptor subunit — protein MRNTKESKTRLQAEDMSFLDDLQNAIIMQKTPKSMLVLWLLVIVVVTSLVWAHFAVVEEVTKGEAKVIPASHEQTIESFEDGTLQELYVKEGQLVEKGQPLLRLDSTRSEANYQEELSKSYGLQGSIARARAEAYDLPLDFPDEIKDFHTIVQDETKAYQTRRKLLDDSISSLSHNLELAEKEVSLSEPLAKRGLISDMEILRLRRQANDLRVQIADRTNKYRSDANSELTRLESEFAQVEARLVGRKDVINHALITAPVKGTINSIKTTTIDSVISRGEQIMSLIPSEDNLLLETRIKPAEVAFLRPGLPATVKISAYDFAIYGGLDGVIESISPDTIIDETKMRSGREDATYYRVYVRTHGTDLQVKEKNFPIIPGMTASVEIKTGEKTILSYLLKPVLKAREAFRER, from the coding sequence ATGCGTAACACTAAAGAGTCGAAAACGCGTCTTCAGGCGGAAGATATGTCCTTCCTGGACGATTTGCAAAACGCCATCATTATGCAGAAGACGCCAAAAAGTATGCTGGTGCTCTGGCTGCTGGTGATTGTGGTCGTAACATCACTGGTGTGGGCGCATTTTGCTGTGGTTGAAGAGGTTACCAAAGGCGAAGCTAAGGTGATCCCTGCCAGCCATGAGCAAACCATTGAGAGTTTTGAGGATGGCACACTACAGGAGCTGTACGTAAAAGAAGGCCAACTGGTCGAAAAAGGACAGCCGCTGCTGAGACTCGACTCAACGCGCTCAGAAGCCAACTATCAGGAGGAGTTGTCCAAGTCCTACGGTCTTCAGGGTTCCATCGCCCGTGCCCGTGCTGAAGCCTATGACTTGCCACTGGATTTCCCGGACGAGATAAAAGATTTCCATACTATTGTTCAGGATGAAACCAAGGCGTATCAAACCCGACGCAAGCTGCTGGACGATAGCATCAGCTCCCTCTCACATAACCTCGAGCTGGCGGAAAAAGAGGTGAGCCTGTCCGAACCGCTGGCGAAGCGTGGACTGATCTCTGACATGGAAATCCTGCGTTTGCGCCGTCAGGCGAATGATCTCCGGGTGCAAATCGCCGACCGTACCAACAAATATCGTTCTGATGCCAACAGCGAGTTAACGCGACTGGAGTCCGAGTTTGCGCAGGTCGAAGCCCGTCTGGTAGGACGTAAGGACGTCATTAACCATGCGCTGATTACGGCACCGGTTAAAGGGACCATTAACAGTATCAAAACCACGACCATCGACAGCGTTATTTCTCGTGGGGAGCAGATCATGTCGCTGATCCCTTCTGAGGATAATCTGCTGCTGGAAACGCGTATCAAACCCGCTGAAGTGGCATTTCTACGTCCGGGTCTACCCGCCACGGTAAAAATCTCGGCGTATGACTTCGCCATTTATGGTGGGCTCGACGGTGTTATCGAGAGTATCAGCCCCGACACCATTATTGATGAAACCAAAATGCGCTCTGGCCGCGAAGATGCGACTTACTATCGTGTTTATGTCCGCACGCACGGCACGGATTTACAGGTTAAAGAGAAAAATTTTCCCATTATTCCGGGAATGACGGCCAGTGTAGAGATTAAAACGGGTGAAAAAACCATCCTGTCTTACCTGCTCAAGCCGGTTTTAAAAGCGCGCGAAGCATTCAGGGAGAGATAA
- a CDS encoding TolC family protein has protein sequence MRKTFITLALLASSTGVIASPDAIQSGTFDTVMNKDTRTLLAKMVNQALSYSPEIQVAGADKTAANYDIDQVKGARWPQIQLGSTAPMASFGGGSETTNNRLKDSSFSVNVTTTIFDWGKNRENIGSATQQSHAAAHQYEFEKQQIAFNTLSQLIELSRYQQNQKITQGYVKRMRELVNMLGEITQTDAGRYSELVQARAKLLSAETSLERINDQRRQSEIMLQRLTGDAVTLPEKLDWTMQPISTALVMSRVSKHPSLLKAEAEAQSAQHLTAATKASSLPQLNWVVSKSTAKDGNGKAGQWYTGLNVQWNAFTGGSEKAAAQASAARASAKKSQYAQTKMDMEYQVHNLTQSRDAAEAQSREYQKLSKETDQVSKIYYEQWLRLGKRTLLDVLTAENDRYNNQVATVNAQHDIYSNNVKLVATASMIFDWFDLRPET, from the coding sequence ATGCGCAAGACATTCATTACGCTGGCACTACTTGCCAGCAGCACCGGGGTGATTGCCTCACCGGATGCCATCCAGTCCGGCACCTTCGATACCGTGATGAACAAAGACACGCGTACTTTGTTGGCGAAGATGGTTAATCAGGCATTGAGTTACAGCCCGGAAATTCAGGTTGCCGGAGCGGATAAAACGGCGGCCAATTACGACATCGATCAGGTAAAAGGTGCGCGCTGGCCGCAGATTCAGCTGGGCAGCACGGCACCGATGGCCTCTTTTGGCGGTGGCAGTGAAACGACCAATAATCGGCTGAAAGACAGTAGCTTTTCAGTCAATGTCACCACCACAATTTTTGACTGGGGGAAAAATCGCGAAAATATTGGCAGCGCGACGCAGCAATCCCATGCCGCAGCACACCAATATGAATTTGAGAAACAACAGATTGCCTTCAACACCCTGAGTCAGTTGATTGAGTTGAGCCGTTATCAGCAAAATCAAAAAATTACGCAGGGTTACGTCAAGCGCATGCGTGAGCTGGTTAATATGCTGGGTGAAATTACCCAGACGGATGCAGGCCGCTACAGTGAGCTGGTGCAGGCCAGAGCCAAACTGCTCTCCGCTGAAACGTCCCTGGAGCGAATTAACGATCAGCGTCGGCAATCAGAGATCATGTTGCAACGCCTGACTGGCGATGCTGTCACGTTACCTGAAAAACTCGACTGGACAATGCAGCCCATTTCGACCGCCCTGGTAATGAGCAGGGTGAGCAAGCATCCCTCCCTGTTAAAAGCCGAGGCGGAAGCGCAATCTGCTCAGCACTTGACTGCCGCAACCAAAGCGAGCAGCCTGCCGCAGCTCAACTGGGTGGTGTCAAAAAGCACGGCAAAAGATGGCAATGGCAAAGCCGGACAGTGGTACACCGGCTTGAATGTTCAGTGGAATGCCTTTACCGGTGGTTCAGAAAAAGCGGCTGCTCAGGCGTCTGCTGCCCGTGCTTCAGCCAAAAAATCGCAGTATGCCCAGACCAAAATGGATATGGAGTATCAGGTGCATAACCTGACCCAAAGCCGCGATGCCGCCGAAGCACAAAGCCGGGAATATCAGAAGCTGAGTAAAGAAACCGATCAGGTGAGCAAAATTTACTATGAGCAATGGTTACGCCTGGGTAAAAGAACCCTGTTGGATGTGCTGACGGCAGAAAACGATCGCTATAACAACCAGGTTGCAACGGTCAATGCCCAACATGACATATACAGCAATAACGTTAAGTTGGTGGCAACTGCCAGTATGATCTTTGACTGGTTTGATCTTCGCCCTGAAACATAA
- a CDS encoding transposase, which produces MVEVLSGPERRRRRTPQEKIAIIQQTMEPGMTVSHVARLHGINANQIFKWRRQYE; this is translated from the coding sequence ATGGTTGAAGTGTTATCAGGACCTGAGCGACGTCGGCGTCGTACTCCGCAGGAAAAAATTGCCATTATTCAGCAGACTATGGAACCGGGCATGACCGTGTCTCACGTCGCACGACTGCACGGTATCAATGCTAATCAGATCTTCAAGTGGCGCAGGCAATATGAAGA